From a region of the Daphnia magna isolate NIES linkage group LG1, ASM2063170v1.1, whole genome shotgun sequence genome:
- the LOC116917015 gene encoding soluble guanylate cyclase 89Db isoform X4 has product MYGMIFETIQNIFQVEYGDELWDALLERTKYGKRTVFCTHHIYPDDLVMQLANAAVEVIGNGLTQLDFLNYFGRCFIRSFDKYGYEKIIKVCGRYFCDFLTGIDNIHLQMRYMFPKMVSPSMYISHEDVDGVLLHYRTPRNGLCPYLRGLLLQIAEDYFGIQLDVTELPSEPSGEDEYNQYRFRLNFNNRDYLASQKYMNGSNLGLERKMMAATPLSSNTLLQLFPFGLIFRSDLKIISTGKQLKIMFPDKGLFGQALPGIAKMRRPKVDLTWDNVLSLQKVMCELEMLINQRENEGICNPAYALMRNNADQSRRLFLQGQFRYLEDWEAVMFLCNPIVNNLTDLDELGLKLDDLSMHGNGREMVMGGLQHNSRLEDLYERAEERSMELEKTHQLLAEWTERGDQLLFSMIPKSVADNLQSGTHPVDTCQNFESITVLFVELTNFDINADNAMEMVKCMNAVFSQLDNVIDRHNVYKVETVGKVYMVVGGAPEKNDSHVRDIALVALSFRDEIEELAVKAGMDVRIRTGFHSGSAVAGVVGTKMPRYCFFGDTINTASRMQSSSESGKIQMSSTSYGLLQSFSGFVCQKRGLVTVKGKGEMQTHWLLQYQPSAN; this is encoded by the exons ATGTACGGCATGATATTTGAAACTATTCAAAACATCTTTCAG GTGGAGTATGGAGATGAACTATGGGATGCTCTTCTAGAACGGACGAAATATGGCAAACGCACCGTTTTTTGTACGCATCACATTTATCCTGAC GACTTGGTGATGCAATTAGCCAATGCAGCTGTCGAAGTAATCGGCAATGGATTAACGCAATTGGATTTCCTCAATTACTTTGGACGATGTTTCATCCGCTCCTTTGACAAGTACggttatgaaaaaataattaag GTTTGCGGTCGATACTTTTGCGATTTCTTGACCGGCATTGACAATATCCATTTGCAAATGAGATACATGTTTCCGAAAATGGTTTCGCCCAGCATGTATATCTCACACGAAGATGTGGATGGCGTTTTACTACATTACAGAACACCACGCAATGGACTCTGTCCTTACCTCCGAG GACTGCTCCTTCAAATTGCTGAAGACTACTTTGGTATTCAACTCGATGTAACCGAGTTGCCCAGCGAGCCTTCTGGAGAAGATGAATACAACCAGTATAGGTTCCGATTGAACTTTAACAATCGGGACTATTTGGCTAGTCAGAAGTACATGAATGGTAGCAATCTTGGACTTGAACGGAAAATGATGGCTGCTACCCCGCTGTCAAGCAATACATTACTGCAGCTGTTCCCGTTTGGCTTGATCTTCCGCTCCGATCTTAAGATCATAAGCACAGGAAAACAACTGAAAATCATGTTCCCAGACAAAGGATTATTTGGCCAGGCTCTTCCTGGAATAGCTAAAATGCGTCGTCCAAAAGTCGATCTCACTTGGGACAAT GTGCTTAGCTTGCAAAAAGTTATGTGCGAACTCGAGATGCTGATTAACCAACGAGAAAACGAAGGAATCTGTAATCCTGCGTACGCATTGATGAGGAATAATGCTGACCAATCCCGTCGATTATTTCTGCAAGGGCAGTTCCGCTACCTCGAAGATTG GGAAGCTGTGATGTTTCTTTGCAACCCTATAGTTAATAATCTAACTGATCTCGATGAACTTGGGCTTAAACTCGATGACCTGAGTATGCACGGCAACGGTCGTGAGATGGTTATGGGAGGATTACAACATAATTCCCGTCTAGAAGACCTCTATGAACGAGCAGAAGAGAGATCGATGGAGTTGGAAAAAACTCATCAGTTGCTTGCGGAGTGGACGGAACGTGGTGATCAGCTCCTTTTTTCCATGATCCCGAAGTCAGTCGCAGATAATTTACAAAGTGGGACACATCCAGTTGATACGTGCCAG AACTTTGAAAGTATAACAGTGCTCTTTGTGGAGCTTACCAACTTCGATATTAACGCAGATAATGCTATGGAGATGGTCAAATGTATGAATGCAGTTTTTTCTCAATTGGATAATGTCATTGATCGACACAATGTTTATAAA GTAGAGACAGTTGGAAAAGTTTACATGGTCGTTGGAGGTGCAccagaaaaaaatgattcacACGTCAGAGATATTGCATTAG TTGCCCTGAGTTTCCGAGATGAAATTGAAGAACTTGCCGTCAAAGCCGGAATGGACGTTCGAATTCGAACAG GTTTTCATTCTGGCTCGGCTGTCGCCGGTGTAGTCGGAACGAAGATGCCGAGATATTGCTTTTTCGGAGACACTATCAACACCGCATCAAGAATGCAATCGTCTAGTGAA TCAGGGAAAATTCAAATGTCATCAACCTCTTATGGCCTCCTACAATCGTTTTCCGGATTTGTCTGCCAAAAACGAGGTCTAGTGACTGTTAAG GGCAAAGGAGAAATGCAGACCCATTGGCTGCTTCAGTATCAACCATCCGCTAACTAA
- the LOC116917015 gene encoding soluble guanylate cyclase 89Db isoform X3 — MYGMIFETIQNIFQVEYGDELWDALLERTKYGKRTVFCTHHIYPDDLVMQLANAAVEVIGNGLTQLDFLNYFGRCFIRSFDKYGYEKIIKVCGRYFCDFLTGIDNIHLQMRYMFPKMVSPSMYISHEDVDGVLLHYRTPRNGLCPYLRGLLLQIAEDYFGIQLDVTELPSEPSGEDEYNQYRFRLNFNNRDYLASQKYMNGSNLGLERKMMAATPLSSNTLLQLFPFGLIFRSDLKIISTGKQLKIMFPDKGLFGQALPGIAKMRRPKVDLTWDNVLSLQKVMCELEMLINQRENEGICNPAYALMRNNADQSRRLFLQGQFRYLEDWEAVMFLCNPIVNNLTDLDELGLKLDDLSMHGNGREMVMGGLQHNSRLEDLYERAEERSMELEKTHQLLAEWTERGDQLLFSMIPKSVADNLQSGTHPVDTCQVNFESITVLFVELTNFDINADNAMEMVKCMNAVFSQLDNVIDRHNVYKVETVGKVYMVVGGAPEKNDSHVRDIALVALSFRDEIEELAVKAGMDVRIRTGFHSGSAVAGVVGTKMPRYCFFGDTINTASRMQSSSESGKIQMSSTSYGLLQSFSGFVCQKRGLVTVKGKGEMQTHWLLQYQPSAN; from the exons ATGTACGGCATGATATTTGAAACTATTCAAAACATCTTTCAG GTGGAGTATGGAGATGAACTATGGGATGCTCTTCTAGAACGGACGAAATATGGCAAACGCACCGTTTTTTGTACGCATCACATTTATCCTGAC GACTTGGTGATGCAATTAGCCAATGCAGCTGTCGAAGTAATCGGCAATGGATTAACGCAATTGGATTTCCTCAATTACTTTGGACGATGTTTCATCCGCTCCTTTGACAAGTACggttatgaaaaaataattaag GTTTGCGGTCGATACTTTTGCGATTTCTTGACCGGCATTGACAATATCCATTTGCAAATGAGATACATGTTTCCGAAAATGGTTTCGCCCAGCATGTATATCTCACACGAAGATGTGGATGGCGTTTTACTACATTACAGAACACCACGCAATGGACTCTGTCCTTACCTCCGAG GACTGCTCCTTCAAATTGCTGAAGACTACTTTGGTATTCAACTCGATGTAACCGAGTTGCCCAGCGAGCCTTCTGGAGAAGATGAATACAACCAGTATAGGTTCCGATTGAACTTTAACAATCGGGACTATTTGGCTAGTCAGAAGTACATGAATGGTAGCAATCTTGGACTTGAACGGAAAATGATGGCTGCTACCCCGCTGTCAAGCAATACATTACTGCAGCTGTTCCCGTTTGGCTTGATCTTCCGCTCCGATCTTAAGATCATAAGCACAGGAAAACAACTGAAAATCATGTTCCCAGACAAAGGATTATTTGGCCAGGCTCTTCCTGGAATAGCTAAAATGCGTCGTCCAAAAGTCGATCTCACTTGGGACAAT GTGCTTAGCTTGCAAAAAGTTATGTGCGAACTCGAGATGCTGATTAACCAACGAGAAAACGAAGGAATCTGTAATCCTGCGTACGCATTGATGAGGAATAATGCTGACCAATCCCGTCGATTATTTCTGCAAGGGCAGTTCCGCTACCTCGAAGATTG GGAAGCTGTGATGTTTCTTTGCAACCCTATAGTTAATAATCTAACTGATCTCGATGAACTTGGGCTTAAACTCGATGACCTGAGTATGCACGGCAACGGTCGTGAGATGGTTATGGGAGGATTACAACATAATTCCCGTCTAGAAGACCTCTATGAACGAGCAGAAGAGAGATCGATGGAGTTGGAAAAAACTCATCAGTTGCTTGCGGAGTGGACGGAACGTGGTGATCAGCTCCTTTTTTCCATGATCCCGAAGTCAGTCGCAGATAATTTACAAAGTGGGACACATCCAGTTGATACGTGCCAGGTA AACTTTGAAAGTATAACAGTGCTCTTTGTGGAGCTTACCAACTTCGATATTAACGCAGATAATGCTATGGAGATGGTCAAATGTATGAATGCAGTTTTTTCTCAATTGGATAATGTCATTGATCGACACAATGTTTATAAA GTAGAGACAGTTGGAAAAGTTTACATGGTCGTTGGAGGTGCAccagaaaaaaatgattcacACGTCAGAGATATTGCATTAG TTGCCCTGAGTTTCCGAGATGAAATTGAAGAACTTGCCGTCAAAGCCGGAATGGACGTTCGAATTCGAACAG GTTTTCATTCTGGCTCGGCTGTCGCCGGTGTAGTCGGAACGAAGATGCCGAGATATTGCTTTTTCGGAGACACTATCAACACCGCATCAAGAATGCAATCGTCTAGTGAA TCAGGGAAAATTCAAATGTCATCAACCTCTTATGGCCTCCTACAATCGTTTTCCGGATTTGTCTGCCAAAAACGAGGTCTAGTGACTGTTAAG GGCAAAGGAGAAATGCAGACCCATTGGCTGCTTCAGTATCAACCATCCGCTAACTAA
- the LOC116917015 gene encoding soluble guanylate cyclase 89Db isoform X1 produces MYGMIFETIQNIFQVEYGDELWDALLERTKYGKRTVFCTHHIYPDDLVMQLANAAVEVIGNGLTQLDFLNYFGRCFIRSFDKYGYEKIIKVCGRYFCDFLTGIDNIHLQMRYMFPKMVSPSMYISHEDVDGVLLHYRTPRNGLCPYLRGLLLQIAEDYFGIQLDVTELPSEPSGEDEYNQYRFRLNFNNRDYLASQKYMNGSNLGLERKMMAATPLSSNTLLQLFPFGLIFRSDLKIISTGKQLKIMFPDKGLFGQALPGIAKMRRPKVDLTWDNVLSLQKVMCELEMLINQRENEGICNPAYALMRNNADQSRRLFLQGQFRYLEDWEAVMFLCNPIVNNLTDLDELGLKLDDLSMHGNGREMVMGGLQHNSRLEDLYERAEERSMELEKTHQLLAEWTERGDQLLFSMIPKSVADNLQSGTHPVDTCQVNFESITVLFVELTNFDINADNAMEMVKCMNAVFSQLDNVIDRHNVYKVETVGKVYMVVGGAPEKNDSHVRDIALVALSFRDEIEELAVKAGMDVRIRTGFHSGSAVAGVVGTKMPRYCFFGDTINTASRMQSSSESGKIQMSSTSYGLLQSFSGFVCQKRGLVTVKVNLTTISIRCMVIPTYFVMQSIGQRRNADPLAASVSTIR; encoded by the exons ATGTACGGCATGATATTTGAAACTATTCAAAACATCTTTCAG GTGGAGTATGGAGATGAACTATGGGATGCTCTTCTAGAACGGACGAAATATGGCAAACGCACCGTTTTTTGTACGCATCACATTTATCCTGAC GACTTGGTGATGCAATTAGCCAATGCAGCTGTCGAAGTAATCGGCAATGGATTAACGCAATTGGATTTCCTCAATTACTTTGGACGATGTTTCATCCGCTCCTTTGACAAGTACggttatgaaaaaataattaag GTTTGCGGTCGATACTTTTGCGATTTCTTGACCGGCATTGACAATATCCATTTGCAAATGAGATACATGTTTCCGAAAATGGTTTCGCCCAGCATGTATATCTCACACGAAGATGTGGATGGCGTTTTACTACATTACAGAACACCACGCAATGGACTCTGTCCTTACCTCCGAG GACTGCTCCTTCAAATTGCTGAAGACTACTTTGGTATTCAACTCGATGTAACCGAGTTGCCCAGCGAGCCTTCTGGAGAAGATGAATACAACCAGTATAGGTTCCGATTGAACTTTAACAATCGGGACTATTTGGCTAGTCAGAAGTACATGAATGGTAGCAATCTTGGACTTGAACGGAAAATGATGGCTGCTACCCCGCTGTCAAGCAATACATTACTGCAGCTGTTCCCGTTTGGCTTGATCTTCCGCTCCGATCTTAAGATCATAAGCACAGGAAAACAACTGAAAATCATGTTCCCAGACAAAGGATTATTTGGCCAGGCTCTTCCTGGAATAGCTAAAATGCGTCGTCCAAAAGTCGATCTCACTTGGGACAAT GTGCTTAGCTTGCAAAAAGTTATGTGCGAACTCGAGATGCTGATTAACCAACGAGAAAACGAAGGAATCTGTAATCCTGCGTACGCATTGATGAGGAATAATGCTGACCAATCCCGTCGATTATTTCTGCAAGGGCAGTTCCGCTACCTCGAAGATTG GGAAGCTGTGATGTTTCTTTGCAACCCTATAGTTAATAATCTAACTGATCTCGATGAACTTGGGCTTAAACTCGATGACCTGAGTATGCACGGCAACGGTCGTGAGATGGTTATGGGAGGATTACAACATAATTCCCGTCTAGAAGACCTCTATGAACGAGCAGAAGAGAGATCGATGGAGTTGGAAAAAACTCATCAGTTGCTTGCGGAGTGGACGGAACGTGGTGATCAGCTCCTTTTTTCCATGATCCCGAAGTCAGTCGCAGATAATTTACAAAGTGGGACACATCCAGTTGATACGTGCCAGGTA AACTTTGAAAGTATAACAGTGCTCTTTGTGGAGCTTACCAACTTCGATATTAACGCAGATAATGCTATGGAGATGGTCAAATGTATGAATGCAGTTTTTTCTCAATTGGATAATGTCATTGATCGACACAATGTTTATAAA GTAGAGACAGTTGGAAAAGTTTACATGGTCGTTGGAGGTGCAccagaaaaaaatgattcacACGTCAGAGATATTGCATTAG TTGCCCTGAGTTTCCGAGATGAAATTGAAGAACTTGCCGTCAAAGCCGGAATGGACGTTCGAATTCGAACAG GTTTTCATTCTGGCTCGGCTGTCGCCGGTGTAGTCGGAACGAAGATGCCGAGATATTGCTTTTTCGGAGACACTATCAACACCGCATCAAGAATGCAATCGTCTAGTGAA TCAGGGAAAATTCAAATGTCATCAACCTCTTATGGCCTCCTACAATCGTTTTCCGGATTTGTCTGCCAAAAACGAGGTCTAGTGACTGTTAAGGTAAACCTTACAACTATTAGTATACGATGCATGGTGATTCCAACATATTTTGTTATGCAATCAATAGGGCAAAGGAGAAATGCAGACCCATTGGCTGCTTCAGTATCAACCATCCGCTAA
- the LOC116917015 gene encoding soluble guanylate cyclase 89Db isoform X2, with protein sequence MYGMIFETIQNIFQVEYGDELWDALLERTKYGKRTVFCTHHIYPDDLVMQLANAAVEVIGNGLTQLDFLNYFGRCFIRSFDKYGYEKIIKVCGRYFCDFLTGIDNIHLQMRYMFPKMVSPSMYISHEDVDGVLLHYRTPRNGLCPYLRGLLLQIAEDYFGIQLDVTELPSEPSGEDEYNQYRFRLNFNNRDYLASQKYMNGSNLGLERKMMAATPLSSNTLLQLFPFGLIFRSDLKIISTGKQLKIMFPDKGLFGQALPGIAKMRRPKVDLTWDNVLSLQKVMCELEMLINQRENEGICNPAYALMRNNADQSRRLFLQGQFRYLEDWEAVMFLCNPIVNNLTDLDELGLKLDDLSMHGNGREMVMGGLQHNSRLEDLYERAEERSMELEKTHQLLAEWTERGDQLLFSMIPKSVADNLQSGTHPVDTCQNFESITVLFVELTNFDINADNAMEMVKCMNAVFSQLDNVIDRHNVYKVETVGKVYMVVGGAPEKNDSHVRDIALVALSFRDEIEELAVKAGMDVRIRTGFHSGSAVAGVVGTKMPRYCFFGDTINTASRMQSSSESGKIQMSSTSYGLLQSFSGFVCQKRGLVTVKVNLTTISIRCMVIPTYFVMQSIGQRRNADPLAASVSTIR encoded by the exons ATGTACGGCATGATATTTGAAACTATTCAAAACATCTTTCAG GTGGAGTATGGAGATGAACTATGGGATGCTCTTCTAGAACGGACGAAATATGGCAAACGCACCGTTTTTTGTACGCATCACATTTATCCTGAC GACTTGGTGATGCAATTAGCCAATGCAGCTGTCGAAGTAATCGGCAATGGATTAACGCAATTGGATTTCCTCAATTACTTTGGACGATGTTTCATCCGCTCCTTTGACAAGTACggttatgaaaaaataattaag GTTTGCGGTCGATACTTTTGCGATTTCTTGACCGGCATTGACAATATCCATTTGCAAATGAGATACATGTTTCCGAAAATGGTTTCGCCCAGCATGTATATCTCACACGAAGATGTGGATGGCGTTTTACTACATTACAGAACACCACGCAATGGACTCTGTCCTTACCTCCGAG GACTGCTCCTTCAAATTGCTGAAGACTACTTTGGTATTCAACTCGATGTAACCGAGTTGCCCAGCGAGCCTTCTGGAGAAGATGAATACAACCAGTATAGGTTCCGATTGAACTTTAACAATCGGGACTATTTGGCTAGTCAGAAGTACATGAATGGTAGCAATCTTGGACTTGAACGGAAAATGATGGCTGCTACCCCGCTGTCAAGCAATACATTACTGCAGCTGTTCCCGTTTGGCTTGATCTTCCGCTCCGATCTTAAGATCATAAGCACAGGAAAACAACTGAAAATCATGTTCCCAGACAAAGGATTATTTGGCCAGGCTCTTCCTGGAATAGCTAAAATGCGTCGTCCAAAAGTCGATCTCACTTGGGACAAT GTGCTTAGCTTGCAAAAAGTTATGTGCGAACTCGAGATGCTGATTAACCAACGAGAAAACGAAGGAATCTGTAATCCTGCGTACGCATTGATGAGGAATAATGCTGACCAATCCCGTCGATTATTTCTGCAAGGGCAGTTCCGCTACCTCGAAGATTG GGAAGCTGTGATGTTTCTTTGCAACCCTATAGTTAATAATCTAACTGATCTCGATGAACTTGGGCTTAAACTCGATGACCTGAGTATGCACGGCAACGGTCGTGAGATGGTTATGGGAGGATTACAACATAATTCCCGTCTAGAAGACCTCTATGAACGAGCAGAAGAGAGATCGATGGAGTTGGAAAAAACTCATCAGTTGCTTGCGGAGTGGACGGAACGTGGTGATCAGCTCCTTTTTTCCATGATCCCGAAGTCAGTCGCAGATAATTTACAAAGTGGGACACATCCAGTTGATACGTGCCAG AACTTTGAAAGTATAACAGTGCTCTTTGTGGAGCTTACCAACTTCGATATTAACGCAGATAATGCTATGGAGATGGTCAAATGTATGAATGCAGTTTTTTCTCAATTGGATAATGTCATTGATCGACACAATGTTTATAAA GTAGAGACAGTTGGAAAAGTTTACATGGTCGTTGGAGGTGCAccagaaaaaaatgattcacACGTCAGAGATATTGCATTAG TTGCCCTGAGTTTCCGAGATGAAATTGAAGAACTTGCCGTCAAAGCCGGAATGGACGTTCGAATTCGAACAG GTTTTCATTCTGGCTCGGCTGTCGCCGGTGTAGTCGGAACGAAGATGCCGAGATATTGCTTTTTCGGAGACACTATCAACACCGCATCAAGAATGCAATCGTCTAGTGAA TCAGGGAAAATTCAAATGTCATCAACCTCTTATGGCCTCCTACAATCGTTTTCCGGATTTGTCTGCCAAAAACGAGGTCTAGTGACTGTTAAGGTAAACCTTACAACTATTAGTATACGATGCATGGTGATTCCAACATATTTTGTTATGCAATCAATAGGGCAAAGGAGAAATGCAGACCCATTGGCTGCTTCAGTATCAACCATCCGCTAA
- the LOC116916972 gene encoding uncharacterized protein LOC116916972: MCRTEIRLAPVSFLYFLAVMCVTAPFVLAHEAEIHGWDSQGKAADAIGSLFSGSEMVKLQALLKNIPPAELQKVASQVVSDINENHTELEKRRSILKAIKEKGLLDTWKEDLENLIFDDNALPADGSDEKAKQFQDNLKCNENHGKGPSTPHVHLPEEPLGRNSESSVHRSSGNPESNGTPYVNQEQIAKNDVDYLFQVAEEELDQPAMKLQPPKQVPTAYKTASKPAASSSQEKRKESNKKPYKKVNQEDPLDVLVGMGKKLLGQEDSNPTLNIVANMASAYIKNMDNSGKKKSGNNGPDLSSLLQLASLFGGGNAGQGNPLQSVASLLGNSGMDMNQLLQMGSALMGQGLEAPASRRSKSSNPIAEMLIRLVANFLNMDSVVLLDYYNGLSKLSEAKSWNEINAILRKTTGLDVETTLDLLINDDVRQQLSDSATSSLAHWLQAFLDPDSIQNKILYLNAFAFQYKYPLVDPKNLVESFSMLVERLSEDYLNTKLNLRPYLKQTEKQLKGLLHIEGPERLDFHKLTENELSMVIQNTMKSKIFDPLADLWTDFRYASRFPKCARTIMCLRNVPSNSAQSVEELKQGFTRAMSTVVVWALSKTNNRGMPTFDALYQAAFSGTTDCKAKYRENCDQILNGPLPSMRLDYEHHEL; the protein is encoded by the exons ATGTGTCGCACAGAAATCCGGCTAGCACCTGTGAGTTTCTTGTACTTCCTGGCTGTAATGTGCGTGACAGCCCCGTTCGTTCTAGCTCATGAAGCGGAAATCCATGGTTGGGACTCACAAGGGAAAGCAGCTGATGCCATCGGTTCTCTCTTTTCTGGTTCGGAAATGGTAAAATTACAAGCGCTTCTCAAAAACATTCCCCCCGCCGAGCTGCAGAAAGTTGCTAGCCAAGTAGTTAGCGACATAAATGAAAACCATACAGAGTTAGAAAAACGAAGATCTATCCTTAaggcaataaaagaaaagggtctGCTTGATACGTGGAAAGAAGATCTAGAAAACCTGATTTTTGACGACAACGCCCTTCCGGCTGATGGATCAGACGAGAAAGCAAAGCAATTCCAGGATAACTTGAAATGCAACGAAAACCATGGAAAAGGACCCTCAACACCTCATGTACACTTACCAGAAGAACCTTTGGGAAGAAATAGTGAATCGTCCGTCCATCGTTCGTCGGGTAATCCAGAGTCGAACGGAACACCATATGTTAACCAGGAACAAATAGCGAAGAATGATGTGGATTATCTATTTCAAGTGGCCGAGGAGGAACTTGATCAACCAGCAATGAAGCTTCAGCCACCGAAACAGGTCCCAACAGCTTATAAAACTGCCTCGAAGCCTGCGGCATCATCTTcgcaagaaaaaagaaaggaaagcaACAAGAAACCTTATAAGAAAGTGAACCAAGAAGATCCTCTTGATGTCTTGGTTGGTATGGGCAAGAAATTGCTGGGCCAAGAAGATAGCAACCCTACTCTGAACATTGTTGCAAACATGGCGTCTGCCTACATCAAGAATATGGACAACtccggaaagaaaaagagtggAAACAATGGTCCTGATTTGAGCTCGCTTTTGCAGTTGGCATCTCTTTTTGGTGGTGGTAACGCAGGTCAAGGCAATCCTCTACAATCCGTTGCCTCCTTATTGGGTAATTCCGGTATGGATATGAACCAGCTTCTTCAAATGGGCTCGGCTCTAATGGGACAAGGTTTGGAGGCTCCGGCTAGCCGTAGAAGCAAATCTTCCAACCCCATTGCGGAAATGCTCATCCGTCTCGTAGCCAACTTCCTCAACATGGATTCTGTCGTCTTATTGGATTATTACAACGGGCTTTCCAAGTTGAGTGAAGCCAAAAGCTGGAATGAAATCAATGCCATTCTACGTAAAACTACTGGGCTGGATGTTGAGACCACACTGGATTTACTGATAAACGATGATGTCCGCCAACAGCTCTCTGACAGCGCTACATCCTCCTTAGCCCACTGGCTGCAAGCTTTCTTGGATCCTGACAGTATCCAGAACAAAATTCTTTATCTTAATGCTTTCGCGTTCCAGTACAAGTATCCGCTTGTCGATCCCAAGAACCTCGTCGAATCATTTTCTATGTTGGTTGAACGGCTATCTGAAGATTATTTGAACACAAAGCTAAATTTGAGACCATACTTGAAGCAAACGGAAAAACAACTGAAAGGATTGTTACACATCGAAGGACCCGAGCGCTTGGACTTCCACAAACTAACTGAAAATGAATTGTCAATGGTTATCCAAAATACGATGAAAAGTAAAATATTTGATCCGCTAGCTGATCTCTGGACTGATTTCCGATATGCGTCTCGTTTTCCTAAATGCGCACGCACCATTATGTGCTTACGGAATGTTCCATCAAACTCTGCGCAATCTGTGGAAGAACTTAAACAGGGATTCACTCGAGCAATGAG TACTGTTGTTGTTTGGGCTTTGAGCAAAACGAACAACAGGGGAATGCCAACTTTCGATGCTCTGTACCAAGCTGCGTTTAGTGGCACTACAGATTGCAAG GCCAAGTATCGAGAGAACTGTGATCAGATTCTAAACGGACCTCTTCCGTCAATGCGGCTAGACTATGAACATCATGAACTTTGA